In Pseudodesulfovibrio sp. JC047, a genomic segment contains:
- a CDS encoding 4Fe-4S binding protein, with protein MTIHEVSKALATIGCVSMTTLDSNSMHSRIISVCGGDEDGIYFLTTTIKPFYRQLKADPRVSLCGIYPSGRKDGKNADGQPYFAPGFSVRISGTVREVAQGEMEQKADRGNAMMQYVLEDQARYPATRLFCIHAGKGEIFDFDFEEEFRDHKLLRTRFSFGGMTHNDAGCWITDACVRCGECLEVCTFKAIAPGEPYRIVGERCDECGSCATVCPADAIEFPLTL; from the coding sequence ATGACAATACATGAAGTGTCCAAGGCTCTTGCCACCATAGGGTGTGTGTCCATGACCACGTTGGATAGCAATTCCATGCACAGTCGTATCATCAGCGTCTGTGGGGGCGATGAGGACGGCATCTATTTCCTTACCACCACAATCAAGCCCTTCTATCGGCAGCTGAAGGCAGACCCTCGTGTCTCGCTGTGTGGCATTTATCCGAGTGGTCGCAAGGACGGGAAGAATGCGGATGGTCAACCCTATTTTGCGCCCGGATTTTCCGTGCGGATTTCCGGGACGGTCCGGGAAGTGGCTCAGGGCGAGATGGAACAGAAGGCTGACAGAGGAAATGCCATGATGCAGTATGTCTTGGAGGATCAGGCTCGGTATCCGGCCACTCGGTTGTTCTGCATTCACGCGGGCAAAGGTGAAATTTTCGATTTTGATTTTGAAGAAGAATTTCGCGATCATAAACTTCTGCGTACCCGGTTTTCCTTTGGCGGAATGACCCATAATGACGCGGGATGCTGGATTACCGATGCGTGCGTGCGGTGCGGTGAATGTCTGGAGGTCTGTACCTTCAAGGCCATTGCTCCGGGCGAGCCGTATCGGATTGTGGGGGAACGATGTGACGAGTGTGGCTCGTGCGCCACTGTGTGCCCTGCGGATGCCATCGAATTCCCGCTGACCTTATAG
- the secA gene encoding preprotein translocase subunit SecA: MLKFLFGSKNDRYLKKIKPIIEQVNAFEPEMKALSDEEFPARIAMWKGQVEAGEKTLDDLMPECFALVREAGQRAFDPPMRHYDVQLIGGYVLHQGKIAEMKTGEGKTLVATLAVVLNALSGKGVHVVTVNDYLATRDAEWMGQLYSFLGLTVGVIVHGLNDQERQVAYNADITYGTNNEFGFDYLRDNMKFYKEQLVQRPLNFAIVDEVDSILIDEARTPLIISGPGEKSSGLYRRIDTIIPQLIKSSPTDPEDKDAIPDGDFVLEEKTKSITLTDAGVEKVEALLDLDNLFDPQNIALQHHVLQALKAHHCFQNDVEYIVKDNQVVLVDEFTGRLMPGRRLSDGLHQAIEAKENVKVEAENQTLASITFQNYFRMYKTLSGMTGTADTEAVEFGQIYNLEVVVIPTNQKMIRVDNPDSIYKTQEQKYQAIAEDIADCYHRGQPALVGTVSIEKSELLSRLLKKLKIPHSVLNAKQHEREAEIVLEAGHKKKVTIATNMAGRGTDIKLGEGVLELGGLHIIGTERHESRRIDNQLRGRAGRQGDPGSSRFYLALDDDLMRLFGSDRLQGIMEKLGLEDGMAIENKMVSNAIEKSQTRVEGHHYEIRKQLLEYDDVMNQQREAIYGLRHNLMKAKEVEELARDYADDLLDDILEPALTMKDADQETLDSVRARLEEVFNFERFAAWHEVELPTREQAAEWVDDIFAYLRASTGEHYQEILRYFMLDSLDRNWKEHLLNMDHLRDGIGLRGYGQKDPKQEYKREGFELFSELVYTIKENALRAFSHLRIEAEVRDEEFKHEGSEELEYTDHETEQDKKVAPVKKAPKVSRNAPCPCGSGKKYKKCCGA; encoded by the coding sequence ATGCTGAAATTCCTTTTCGGTTCGAAGAACGACCGATACCTGAAGAAAATCAAGCCCATTATTGAACAGGTGAATGCCTTTGAACCGGAAATGAAGGCCCTGTCCGACGAGGAGTTCCCCGCCAGGATCGCCATGTGGAAAGGCCAGGTCGAGGCCGGAGAAAAAACACTCGACGACCTGATGCCGGAGTGCTTTGCTCTGGTTCGGGAGGCCGGACAGCGTGCTTTTGATCCGCCCATGCGCCATTACGATGTCCAGCTCATTGGTGGATACGTCCTGCATCAGGGAAAAATAGCGGAAATGAAAACCGGTGAAGGCAAGACGCTGGTCGCCACGCTGGCAGTTGTGCTCAATGCCTTGTCCGGCAAGGGCGTTCACGTTGTCACGGTCAACGACTATCTCGCGACCCGTGACGCCGAGTGGATGGGGCAATTGTACTCCTTCCTCGGGCTGACCGTGGGCGTGATCGTACACGGCCTGAACGATCAGGAACGGCAGGTCGCCTACAATGCGGATATCACGTACGGAACCAATAACGAATTCGGTTTCGACTATCTGCGTGACAATATGAAATTTTACAAGGAGCAGTTGGTTCAGCGGCCACTCAATTTCGCCATTGTTGATGAAGTTGACTCCATCCTTATTGATGAAGCGAGAACACCGCTTATCATTTCCGGTCCCGGTGAAAAATCTTCGGGCCTGTACCGCCGTATCGACACCATTATTCCCCAGTTGATCAAATCGTCGCCCACGGACCCGGAAGACAAGGACGCCATTCCCGATGGGGATTTCGTGCTGGAAGAAAAGACCAAATCCATCACCCTGACTGATGCTGGTGTGGAAAAGGTCGAGGCCCTGCTTGATTTGGACAACCTTTTCGATCCGCAGAATATCGCATTGCAGCACCATGTGCTTCAGGCCTTGAAGGCCCACCATTGTTTCCAGAATGATGTCGAGTATATCGTCAAGGACAATCAGGTGGTGCTGGTTGATGAATTCACGGGTCGTCTCATGCCGGGTCGCCGTCTGTCTGACGGGCTGCATCAGGCCATCGAGGCCAAGGAGAACGTCAAGGTCGAGGCGGAGAACCAGACTTTGGCATCCATCACGTTCCAGAACTATTTCCGTATGTATAAGACGTTGTCTGGCATGACGGGTACGGCTGATACGGAAGCCGTCGAGTTTGGTCAGATTTATAATTTGGAAGTCGTTGTCATTCCCACGAATCAGAAAATGATCCGTGTGGATAATCCTGATTCCATCTACAAGACGCAGGAACAGAAATATCAGGCCATTGCCGAGGATATTGCGGATTGCTACCACCGGGGCCAACCCGCGTTGGTCGGTACCGTGTCCATTGAAAAATCGGAATTGCTTTCCCGGTTGCTGAAGAAACTCAAGATTCCGCATAGCGTTCTCAATGCCAAGCAGCATGAAAGGGAAGCGGAAATCGTCCTTGAGGCAGGGCACAAGAAAAAGGTCACCATTGCCACCAATATGGCTGGTCGTGGAACCGACATCAAACTTGGCGAAGGCGTGCTCGAACTTGGTGGATTACATATCATTGGCACCGAGCGGCATGAATCCCGTCGTATCGACAACCAGCTTCGTGGCCGTGCCGGACGTCAGGGCGACCCAGGTTCTTCCCGGTTTTATCTGGCGTTGGATGACGATCTCATGCGGCTGTTCGGGTCTGATCGGTTGCAGGGCATCATGGAAAAGCTCGGGTTGGAAGACGGCATGGCCATCGAGAACAAGATGGTGTCCAATGCCATTGAAAAATCTCAGACCCGTGTGGAAGGGCATCACTACGAAATCCGGAAACAGTTGCTGGAATATGACGATGTCATGAACCAGCAGCGTGAAGCCATTTACGGCCTGCGTCACAATCTGATGAAGGCCAAGGAAGTGGAAGAGCTGGCTCGGGACTATGCGGACGATTTATTGGACGACATCCTGGAGCCTGCCTTGACCATGAAAGACGCGGATCAGGAAACATTGGATTCCGTGCGCGCCCGGTTGGAAGAAGTTTTCAATTTTGAGCGATTCGCTGCCTGGCACGAGGTGGAATTGCCCACGCGTGAACAGGCTGCGGAATGGGTGGATGATATTTTTGCGTACCTGCGGGCATCCACCGGCGAGCATTATCAGGAAATTTTGCGGTATTTCATGCTCGATTCATTGGATCGAAACTGGAAGGAACACCTGCTGAACATGGACCACCTTCGCGATGGCATTGGCCTGCGTGGGTATGGACAGAAAGATCCCAAGCAGGAATACAAGCGTGAAGGGTTCGAACTCTTTTCCGAATTGGTGTACACCATCAAGGAAAACGCGTTGCGTGCCTTCTCCCATCTGCGGATCGAAGCCGAGGTCCGGGATGAGGAATTCAAGCATGAAGGCTCGGAAGAGCTGGAATATACGGATCATGAGACCGAGCAGGACAAGAAGGTCGCGCCGGTCAAAAAGGCTCCCAAGGTCTCCAGAAATGCCCCGTGCCCATGCGGCAGTGGCAAAAAATACAAGAAGTGCTGCGGGGCCTGA
- a CDS encoding AraC family transcriptional regulator encodes MTWHHEKRFPCILPAHGDRGYTGQMTATHTVFKAEDMIDSLTNFQLWPFTEGTGCPVSDIREPHLHDYFAIQFVTRGKGVHVIDFQPYDIVPNSLYFVTPHQLHMWCPDGDLDGYVMAFTEDFLRSPDAPIVNMADLEFFYSTAHLPVFHADSEQASVLLDLVNKMTTEFNARKPGFMSVLHAFFHVFMVNMHRMYAENTHVEAVGRESDLVRRFKKRVAEKYVTQWTVQNYADDLGVSVSRLNSAVKESTGTTPGQVIRNETVVAAKRMLAHSDMNVSEICFELSFEDPSYFGRFFKREAGVTPSVFRNRMREKYQAFVR; translated from the coding sequence ATGACATGGCATCATGAAAAACGTTTCCCGTGCATCTTGCCAGCCCATGGAGACAGAGGGTACACGGGCCAGATGACAGCGACACATACCGTATTCAAGGCCGAGGACATGATCGATTCCTTGACCAATTTTCAACTCTGGCCGTTTACCGAAGGGACCGGATGTCCGGTTTCGGATATCCGTGAACCCCATTTGCACGATTATTTTGCCATCCAGTTCGTTACTCGGGGAAAAGGTGTGCATGTCATTGATTTTCAACCGTATGACATTGTCCCGAATTCTCTGTATTTTGTGACCCCCCATCAGTTGCACATGTGGTGCCCGGACGGAGATCTGGACGGGTATGTCATGGCGTTTACCGAAGACTTTTTGCGGTCACCTGACGCACCGATCGTGAATATGGCCGATCTGGAATTTTTCTATAGTACCGCGCATCTGCCCGTGTTTCATGCGGATTCTGAACAGGCTTCGGTTCTGCTTGATCTGGTGAACAAGATGACGACGGAATTCAACGCGCGAAAGCCGGGGTTCATGTCGGTATTGCACGCGTTTTTTCACGTGTTCATGGTCAACATGCACCGTATGTACGCGGAAAATACCCATGTGGAAGCGGTTGGGCGAGAGTCGGACCTGGTGCGCCGGTTCAAGAAGCGGGTGGCGGAAAAATATGTGACACAGTGGACCGTGCAGAATTATGCGGACGATCTGGGTGTCAGCGTATCCCGTCTGAATTCGGCGGTGAAAGAATCCACTGGAACCACGCCCGGTCAGGTCATACGTAATGAAACGGTCGTGGCCGCCAAGCGGATGCTCGCCCATTCCGACATGAATGTTTCGGAGATCTGTTTTGAACTCAGTTTTGAGGACCCGTCGTATTTTGGCCGGTTTTTCAAACGGGAAGCCGGTGTCACTCCGTCCGTTTTTCGGAACAGAATGCGCGAAAAGTACCAGGCTTTTGTGCGATAG